The Erigeron canadensis isolate Cc75 chromosome 1, C_canadensis_v1, whole genome shotgun sequence genome segment CACTATCACCTCCGATGCCAGCagcaccatcaccatcaccaatatCTCCCATATCAGCTGAGCAGCAATTGGCTGCTCTACCAGTACCACCACCTAACACTAGCCCACTGCAGACGACGGGTATAAAGGGTTACCTTGACGACATACCGAATGTATTTAGACCATACGTCAAGGGGATTATTAATGTCAGGGGTGATGGCAACTGTGGATTCAGGGCACTTGCTGTTGCATTGGGATACGATGAAAACGAAGGTTACGAGTGGATCCGACTACATATGTTGGCCGAGTATGAAAATAACAAACAATTCTACGATGAACTAACAAGATGGGGACAGGTTGAAGCGAGCTTTTTTGAGGGGCTATCGCGGTCTTATGTAGGGGTGTTTAGACCAACTGCCTACTGGATGCACATGACTATGGGGACTATGTTGTTGTCCAACAGGATGGGTATAGTAATTAACTGTTTATCTACTGCCGCCAGTTGGACTTCGTTCCCATTTACCTATGGTCCTGATGAGATGCCTAGGACAGAGCCCATATCAATAGCATTAGTACAGGGTCACGGTCACTATATCATGGTGCAGTTGGAAGGTGACTACCCGATGGCCCCGGAGATCGCATATTGGGTACAGGATCGTGTAAGGCCTCCCGTGAGCAAATGGAAAGATTTGTACGGACACCGCCAGTTAGCCtacaatagatatatagatgcaaCTAAACCTCCTCCCATCTATATGGGAACAGTGGACTCATCTGATTAGGATTGTAataaagttatttgttttttgttttacccgttttttctcctttttttttattaaaggaaacTTGGGGTGTTACTTCATAACTTTATCATGTTTTTACTTGGTATAtttcttataataatatattaatactacGAAATTTGGGGTGTTAAATTTTTGCAAACCGGATAGTCCAGCATCATTATAAACAAAAAgtacacaaataataaaaaagtccatatcaaacacaaataataaaaatgtacataacaaactgtatttataaaaatgtcccTATTTCgtacaaacaaaaaaagtcTAATCATCGGAATCGTCGTCGTCCTCACCGGCATTATCATCACCCACACCTGGTCCGGATACAGAGCCTGTCCCACTAAAAAATCCACTCATATCCGAGAAGCTACCAAAATCCCCTGATGGAGGTCCAAAATGCGCCGATCTCCCACCCCATAACTGGCGGGGGTCGAAATAGTCATCACCAGGGTGGTTCAAGTCAACCTGGTAGCCGGAAGGTTGGGATGCAGAGGGGCCAGAATAGGATGCATGCGGGCCGGAGGAGGATCCTTCCGGAGGTCCATAATGTGGTTGCGGCAACTCACCAGGGAAATCATGGGATCCGAAACCCCTGAGAATCCTCCCTAGTCCGCGCTGATGTCCGGATCGCGATCCAAACGCTTCCGGGAACAACTGCGTTGGAGGTGTCGGTGCAGGATCCTGTGAATGTCTCTGCTGCACAGCTTCCAGACGGGACTGCATATAAATAGTAAGGTAAGTTTAATAAATGGAGCAGTAATTAAAAGTATTTAACTTAAAGTTATGTATATACCGCAACTTCCGGAGGTTGTAGTCTGTGGGTTGCCGCCCAAGTCGACTCCCACGTGGGGGGTGGCCCCTCCTTCTTTTCGTTATGGTGCTTGGCCTGCAAACAAGTCAAATAATTAGCATTTAAAAAACACAACAAttgtatacttttgttaaaaccaaacGTACCAACGCCCGATCGTGGGCAAGAGAAATAGATCGCCGACCCTGAGTCCCCACCGCCTGTTTGGACCGGTTTGTCTTGTTTGTCTCGGCCCGCTTCACCCGGTCATCCCTCGTATAGAAACTCAATAGTTTTCCCCACTCTTCCGGGTCCATACCAGTTGGCGGTGCTGTCTGCAGGGTATCTGCTGAGCCTACACCCCCCCGTGCTGTAAAATGCTgagatttgaattttgactttctCTGCCTATATATGCTAGCTGCATCAGCACGGAAAGCCAGTTTTGCTGCCTTCCGGGTGGGGTCGTCCTCATCAAGCTCTAAGTACTGGTCCATCGCAAAATAGCGCTACGTTGTTTACAAATACAAGTTAGCATTTTCAGGGTTATcattgaaaaacatattaagtaaaaaaatataaaaagaaacatattctaACCTGTACTTCCTCCAAGATATGGTCCCTCATAGACTCAGGCACATCGTCCCATGACTCGTAGTACTGGGGGACATCTCCGATCAACGAGCCTAACAAAGATTTGTACATAGCCCCGTAGTCCCCGATCGACTGAAAGGTCTTTGATTTGTAGTCGAAGTACATGGGTAACGGGCCTCCATTTTTCTTCAAGGCAGCCTCAAGTTTTAGATTTTTGGCTGCCcctcttggtggtggtggtgttttctTCGAGCCtacaaaaccaataagtaacaataacataaataagttactttaaacgataagaataaaattatttcaatgcataactaaatttaatgtaaagtcAATTTTCTTACCGCTGTTTTTGCACCCTGATATTTTCTTCCACCACGATCGGTGCGGATCCCTCCCATCGCCGTCGCCGCCGTGAgctcctagcatttttcttatatctacataaataatacacgtattataatactttttatatcaacttttttaacaacttttttttaacttaatttttttatatgtcttttgtactactactttttcaatatatgttttaatatctttttatacttatgttttaataccttttttatttatacatttttatattttctaatacaaacattttctagtacaaacttttataaaattttttttaaatatattttttatatactatgtaatacactttttttacattttatattatttacacttttttacaaacatttttacataacaaaaacaacaacaacaacaagaacaacaacaacaatacgtTAAATCTATGGGCATATAAGATCGATCCTAATACATTTATGCATAACAAGAATAACatcaaactaatacatatactatatagcaaattaatagatacaaaataaaaaaaaaattaaaacttacttCGACGTTCGGAAAGGGATAACgacgggtcgctcctaaagcctcactAAAAAAGtgggtcgctcctaaagcctcaccggAATACCTTGGCCGGAAAATATGGGGGAGAGGGGGGTTGGATCGGTTGGGGTTTACGAAAGAGGTAACgacgggtcgctcctaaagcctcaccggAATATCTTGGCCGGAAAATATGGGGGAGAGAGGGGTTGGATCGGTTGGAAAGGTGAAGAGAAAAGCGGGGGTCGGAAAATATGGAGTAGGAGTATGGAGAAACTGATGAAGAAGAAGGGGGGATCGATCGGTTTTTATTTATTCGAGGcaccctttaggagcgaccgtCGCTCCTAAAGAGGGAGTTGACGGGTCAGCGGGTCAGCGGGTATATGCATAGGTATCCGCGAGCAATTAATGGGTctaccctttaggagcgactgtcgctcctaaagaggggtggtcgggttacagAATATTCCGTGGTCGGGGTATGTGGCCTGATAATCATTCAAGTATGCTTTGTTCTTAACTGCGAAAATTCATTTAATGGGTGCTTACAGTTTGGAATTAGTTGTTGACTTGTATTCTTCTGCCATTAGAATCTGAACTTTTGTTCTTGGAATATATAGTTATTCAATCGGACCTCATTTTGGCACTTGGCCACTATTATATTATAGTTCTAAACCGTGTTGTACTTTTCTGTTATACTACAAGATAAACATCTTTTGGCACGactgttttcattttttttgtatcTTGCGAATTCATTGTAaacataaaagttttaataagctCGTGGGATTTGAACAACATTTAAAGGGTAGTTATAAGGGGTTAGGCCATCAAATCTTTGGAAAAAGTTAAATGGAATTCGAGGATGAATATGTGAAACATTAAAGACTTGTTTTTCATGCGGTCAAGATGAAAATGTGAAACATCAAGGCCTGCTACTTTGTTAGAGTAACCATTGGTTGATCACATACTCTTCTAGATGGTTAAAAGTTTCACAAAATACTCGATTTTATCCAAATGTAACAGGTCCAGATGCTTGATGAACCTGATGATATATGGTGTTGGATCTGCCACTAACATGAAAGCACTGGTAAAATGTATGTGAAATGTAACCTTTGATCCATCGACTCTCAGTCTCAAATTGTCAGTTATCTGTAACTGCGTAACTGGTCATATTTGAGCTGCTAACTTAATGAAATTGGTGGTATGGGCGGCTTATGGCCCAAAGTTCCGATCCAACTTATTACTTATTTTTTGACTCAATATAATTGGTGATATGGGCTTATGGCCCAAAACTCCGACCCATCTTATTTTGACCCAAATACGTTTCAATTTCAATCGTCTAACTCACAGTTCTATCAAAGTTTCCCGGTGTAAGTGATTGAACAATACTTTGTTAAAGTTTCAAAGAAAGTAGCATTTATACGAGTCCTGTTATTTCGGCTTGATATATGCATGTTTTTGAGGTATTGTTTTCGTGAGGTAGGGTCATGGTGAAGATGTGAAACGTAAAGACGTGTGCGATCATCAAGCACTGTATATATGcatcaattattataagatatacAAAAGGTAGTAATAAAATCACCTCAATGCCAATAGTTGGCTAACTGGCTATGATAATAATGCTGGTTGAAAATGATAGTAAGAATTAAGAAATACTAAGAGAGTTGTTGAAATGATCAAAGTTATGGACTAAAGTTAATGCATGATGTAGTACCAAATTGAGTAAAAATTCCCAACCCTGGTATCCTTTGCTTTCAAACACAGCCTACAAAAAGTCATGTTTGAAGTACAAAAAGGTCTAATGAAATCAAAGTTTCATGatgaaatatgaaaaaatatttaCTCCCGCGGTTCACAAATTATAATCCATCATTTCATTTGAATTGTCACAAAGTTATTATCCACTGCTAGATATAAATGACTTAGTTTACACATTTTTCTAAGAACTGTATGTTTCTTATCGGTTGACTATTTGGGACTTCACATATTTgccctttaaaataaaaattttctcaattttttttttattatgtaaaatcTTGAAGTTATTGACTGTATTTGCTTCAAAAtagacgagcatggtacccgtacAATGTAGCGGCGGTGATGGAGAAGACGGTCTAGTAGTGTCGGTGATGgaactattggtggtggtggcggtctCAGGTGGTataagttgatgtaattgtgacattaagggcaaaacataaaaaagtcaagggtaattctggtaattcaaaggtagaattacctaaaataaaaagaggggTCATTTCCTTTATAAGagagtaaagataaagataaagatgtaGCATTTGATCTCAAGTTTTAACTTAATAATCGAGTTGCTTAACGATTAAACATGGGATAATAACAATATCTAATTTGATAAGCATTTATATATTCAAGTTTGGCTAGAAAAACACTAGTATGTAATGTTGAACCACTTTCTTGAACGTGTAAACATGAAAGAGTAAACTTAACATAGactgtcgtttaaaaaaaaatacctatATAATAacagaaataaaaaaaagtaatgataaattctcaacaaaatcttcaatCTTCATAATAATTTCTGCTAACCATATCAACATGAGACTTAAACAACCCAAAGAATGAAATGGCCTAACGGAATAAATGAGATACACATGTCACCAATTTGTAGTATTATAAAGATTTGCAAGAAGAAATAAATGAGATATCATTTCTTTctcatttcatattttaaaaaaatcatcacTACCAACAATCATACCCTAATTTCATATATTTCTTAAATATTTGTAATAAAAtgtaacaaaacaaacaaacaaacaaacacaatttgtttttaattggttgaaaaaCTAGCATGATTTCACCCCGACTCCAATatcctcttttttttcttccgtTTTCTTGCAAGAAAATTTATCatcattttcttgaaaaaatgAGTAAGAAAAAATCATCACCAACTTCTATTTAagaaaacatgtgaaaaaatatTGAGAAAATGTAACGTTGGATATAGTGTTACAAATTTGAACTGCTACTTCAATAATCAATATCTCTCCCATCAAAACATCTTATTGAAGATCCCTCCTATCAAATCATACACATGCATCTTGAACCTACTGTCCCAATTTCATAAATACAGGAAATTAAGTGTCTatgaaaaatgtttgaaattaaAATGTGTTAGTTTTTGTAACATA includes the following:
- the LOC122595660 gene encoding uncharacterized protein LOC122595660; its protein translation is MLGAHGGDGDGRDPHRSWWKKISGCKNSGSKKTPPPPRGAAKNLKLEAALKKNGGPLPMYFDYKSKTFQSIGDYGAMYKSLLGSLIGDVPQYYESWDDVPESMRDHILEEVQRYFAMDQYLELDEDDPTRKAAKLAFRADAASIYRQRKSKFKSQHFTARGGVGSADTLQTAPPTGMDPEEWGKLLSFYTRDDRVKRAETNKTNRSKQAVGTQGRRSISLAHDRALAKHHNEKKEGPPPTWESTWAATHRLQPPEVASRLEAVQQRHSQDPAPTPPTQLFPEAFGSRSGHQRGLGRILRGFGSHDFPGELPQPHYGPPEGSSSGPHASYSGPSASQPSGYQVDLNHPGDDYFDPRQLWGGRSAHFGPPSGDFGSFSDMSGFFSGTGSVSGPGVGDDNAGEDDDDSDD